The DNA sequence ATCAATAAGGGCAATTTGCGGCTTATCCAACTTGCGGGGGTGCTTACTCACCTGGAGCATATCGGGGCCGAGATCAGCAATATGGCAGGTCCGGTGCAACGCAAGATCAGAGAGGCAGTGATGATTTCCGATCAGGATTTCTATCATCTGAACGATCTTTTTACCCGCGTCAAAGGTCTTTTGCGCGGTCTGGCAGATCTGTTTCATGCCGAAAACCAGCCGCTCAAGAGATATCTGTTTAATGAGGCCAACAATCTTATCGAAGGGTGCTTCCAGCGGGAAACAGAGCACGAAACCCGGATGACCCAAAGTTTCGGCCAACCCCATGCCTTCGCTATTTATCTGGCTATCTTGGAGCAGCAGAAACGTATCCTCCAGCATCTTATTGATATCATCGGTATTGTAGATAAACGGTTTGAGAGTCGGGATTAGAAGAGGGAGAAGGGATGAGTGTGGATCCGGTTCTGGCTGCTGCCGAGCGCTTTTCGCCAGAGGGCGGGATTGTTGCGGTCCAGGAATATGGCGGGGGCAATGTCAATGATACCTTTCTGGTAACGCTAGGGGAGGCGGCCGATTCGCGATTCATCTTGCAGAGGCTCAACCGGCGGGTCTTTCCGCAACCGGAACTGGTTATGGGCAACCTCAGAACCTTTACCCGCCATCTGCAGCGAAGCGAGCAGCAGGAGCTTCACAGTTCCGACCGGCGCTGGGAAACCCCCGAGGTGCGGTTCACCCAGGACGGCAGCGACTATTGGATTGACCCTCAGGGCTCGTTCTGGCGCAGCCTCAGCTTTATCGAGCAGGCCAGATCCCTAGACTCCATTAATGGTTTAGACCATGCCGCGGAAGTGGGTTACGCCCTGGGCCGCTTTCACCGACTGTTGAGCGACCTTCCTCCCGATCTCCTTTCAGACACACTGCCCGGGTTTCACCTTACACCGGGATACGTGCGGCAATATGACCAGGTTTTGGAGGAGTGCCGCCAGCCGAGATCGCCGGAAGTCGATTTTGCCCTGAAGTTTATCGACAGGCGGCGGGCTGGGGTCTCTGTCCTGGAGCAGGCCCGAAACGACGGTACGCTCACCCAAAGGATTATCCATGGTGATCCCAAGGTCAACAATGTCCTGTTGGATAATCTTACCAACTTGGCCGTGGCCATGATTGATCTGGATACGGTCAAACCCGGCCTGGTGCAGTATGATATCGGCGACTGCCTGCGCTCCGGCTGCAATCCGCTGGGCGAGGAAACCGCCGCCTGGGAGACGGTCCGTTTTGAGGCCGATCTGTGCCAGGCCATACTGCGAGGGTATCTTTCCCAGGCCCGTGATTTCATGAGGCCATCTGATTACAATTATCTCTACGATGCCGTGCGACTCATCGCCTTCGAGCTAGGCCTCAGGTTTTTCACCGACTATCTGGCCGGCGACCTCTATTTCAAGGCCCGAGATCCGGAGCACAACCTGGCCCGCGGCTTGGTGCAGTTCAAACTGACCGAGAGCATCGAATCTCAGGCCGGGACAATTCAAACCATCATCAGAGACCTCAGATAAAGAGAGAAAATTATCCTTTTTTTCTCTTCCCCTTGCCACAAAGAATAATCATTCCTATCTTTAATCTACAGTTAAATCTTTACCCATAAGGAGTTGTCCATGTCTGAAACCGGTATTCCCCTTTCTTTTGCTGATTTTAAAGCAAATCTCGATACCTCGGTTCTGGGCCGCTTGGTGGCGGAACTTCGTCTGGCCGCCGATAACTGTCCTCAGTGCCAGGGTTCCCGGGAATATGTCTTTGCCTCTCGAGGGCGGGAAAATATGGTCCCCTGCGTCCGCTGCGAACCGGTTTATGCCTTGCTGGCCACCCTGGAGCCGATCCTCGAATTCATCCGCGATGAATCTCCTTATTAAATCAGTTGGGTGGGCTAACCCCCTTTATTCAGGAGGGTTAGAAAAACCTCAATGAGCTATTGAAATATCATAGATTAAAAGAGCTTGTATAAAAACAGTGAGCCGTGAGCCGTGAGCAGCAAAAACATTATTGTGAGCAGCCGCCACGATTCTGTTTTTATGCTTCGTTGTGTTCGGCAGAACATGTGAACTTGTATAAAAACAGTGGGCCGTGAGCCGTGAGCAGCAAAAACATTATTTTGAGCAGCCGCCACGATTCTGTTTTTATACTTCGTTGTGTTCGGCAGAACATGTGCACTTATATAAAAACAGTGAGCCGTGAGCCGTGAGCAGCAACAACATTATTTTGAGCAGCCGCCACGATTCTGTTTTTATGCTTCGTTGTGTTCGGCAGAACATGTGCACTTATATAAAAACAGAATGTATTTGTAGGGTGGGCAATGCCCACCCTACGCCTCTACGCCTCTGTTTTTATGCTTCGTTGTGTTCTTGAGAACATGTGAACTTATCAAAAAAACAGAATGTTCTTGGCACGGGCTAGAAAGCCTGTGCCACCGGTCAGGTGCTATTCAAATGAATGTAATACTTCAGCTATCTGAGATAATAGAACAGGAACATGGTTGGCGGTGCCCACCCTACAGCACCAAAGCATCGACAGACCCGTCTGTAGGGGCGAATCTTGTATTTGCCCCAAGCAACTGTTCCACCAGTCGATCTCTGCAATCTCCCTACAGCAATAAAGCATTGACAGACCCGTCTGTAGGGGTGAATCTTGTATTCGCCCCAAGCAACTTCTGAAAAAAAGGGTAATGTTATGACCGAAAGACAGGGTGTTATCACCATCCATGGCAATCCCCTGACCTTGCTCGGAGATGAGATTAAAGTCGGCTCTCCGGCGCCGGACTGTGAGTTGTTGGACAACGACTTGCATCCCGTCAAACTTTCTTCTTATCGAGACAAGGTCCTGGTCTTGGCCTCGGTGCCATCCCTGGATACCCCCGTGTGCGATTTCGAATCACGGCGTTTTAACGATGAAGCGGCAGGACTGGGTGAGGCGGTCCAGGTGGTGGTCGTGAGCATGGACCTGCCCTTTGCGCAGAAACGCTGGTGTGGCGCGGCGGGGGCGGCCAGGCTGCAGACTTTATCGGACCACCGCCAGGCTGATTTTGGCGCCGCCTATGGTGTTCTCATTAAAGAACTGCGTCTGTTGGCTCGGGCCGTTTTTATTGTCGACCGGGAGGGAATTGTGCAGTATGTTCAACTAGTCCCGGAGGTCGCGGCCGAGCCGGATTATGAAGCGGTCCTGCGGGCCTTAAACAGCATCATTACTGAGAATCAATAAGCCGGGATATACTGTGATCAGATCGGGGTGTCGATCTGAACCGGAAGAATCTCCTTGACAACGCGGTTGCCGCCTGTTAAAAAGTGACCATGAATATGTCAGCGATATTACATTTTTGGTACTGGTGGTTTCCTCGTGGGACCCCGGCGCCCTGATTAACTTGAACCGCCCGCCGTGGGGTCCCAGTGGGAACCCGCGGCTTTTTATTTATTATAGAGAGGCTGTGGGTTATGCTCACGGCCTCTTGGTTTTTTAGGCGGGCAGGAGGGAAGAATGCTTATCGTCATGGATAAAACCGCCAGCGAAGCCGAGATTGCTGCGGTGGTGGCCAAGATCGAGGCCTTAGGATACACTGCCCAAACCATACCGGGCGGTGAGCGGATGGCCATCGGCATCCTGCGCAACCCCGGTCCGGTGGATCCGGCCCTGTTCATCGACCTGCCGGGTGTAATTGAGGCTATCCCGGTTTCCCGGTCCTATAAGCTGGTGAGTCGCGAAATGAAACGGGAAAACAGCATCATTGTTCTGCCTCAAGGGGTCAAGATCGGCGGGGGCCATTTTGTGGTCATGGCCGGTCCCTGTGCCGTGGAGAGCGAGCTGCAGGCATTTACTATTGCCCGCGCCGTTAAGGCGGCGGGAGCCCAGGTCTTTCGGGGGGGTGCCTTTAAACCCCGCACCTCGCCCTACAGTTATCAGGGTTTGGAGGAGGAGGGATTGAAAATTT is a window from the Desulfobacca acetoxidans DSM 11109 genome containing:
- the tpx gene encoding thiol peroxidase; the protein is MTERQGVITIHGNPLTLLGDEIKVGSPAPDCELLDNDLHPVKLSSYRDKVLVLASVPSLDTPVCDFESRRFNDEAAGLGEAVQVVVVSMDLPFAQKRWCGAAGAARLQTLSDHRQADFGAAYGVLIKELRLLARAVFIVDREGIVQYVQLVPEVAAEPDYEAVLRALNSIITENQ
- a CDS encoding phosphotransferase enzyme family protein; the protein is MSVDPVLAAAERFSPEGGIVAVQEYGGGNVNDTFLVTLGEAADSRFILQRLNRRVFPQPELVMGNLRTFTRHLQRSEQQELHSSDRRWETPEVRFTQDGSDYWIDPQGSFWRSLSFIEQARSLDSINGLDHAAEVGYALGRFHRLLSDLPPDLLSDTLPGFHLTPGYVRQYDQVLEECRQPRSPEVDFALKFIDRRRAGVSVLEQARNDGTLTQRIIHGDPKVNNVLLDNLTNLAVAMIDLDTVKPGLVQYDIGDCLRSGCNPLGEETAAWETVRFEADLCQAILRGYLSQARDFMRPSDYNYLYDAVRLIAFELGLRFFTDYLAGDLYFKARDPEHNLARGLVQFKLTESIESQAGTIQTIIRDLR